In Poecile atricapillus isolate bPoeAtr1 chromosome W, bPoeAtr1.hap1, whole genome shotgun sequence, one DNA window encodes the following:
- the LOC131592183 gene encoding platelet-derived growth factor subunit B-like: protein MPEAGRPRGCLREALPSRGSPSMCPQPAGPGVGMNFGVVFAFILSLPLARMEGDPIPEDIYEILGGSSVRSISDLQRALRIDSVEQDGSSLNLNATQPDQNPAALSRERRSLDALAAAETAVLAECKTREVVFEISRNMVDSTNANFVVWPPCVEVQRCSGCCNNRNVQCRPTQIRVRHVQVNKIEFVQRKPKFTKVVVPLEDHVQCRCEAVFRPPPRNIRPGPREQRRLSPAFTTAAVSQRRRVRRPPAQKRKHKKYKHVNDKKVLKEILIA, encoded by the exons ATGCCTGAGGCCGGGCGGCCGCGGGGCTGTCTGCGGGAAGCGCTTCCCTCCCGGGGCTCGCCGTCCATGTGCCCGCAGCCGGCGGGGCCTGGAGTCGGGATGAATTTCGGCGTGGTCTTCGCGTTCATCCTCTCGCTGCCCCTGGCCCGCATGGAG GGGGACCCCATACCCGAAGACATTTATGAGATTTTGGGTGGCAGCTCAGTGCGCTCCATCAGTGACCTTCAGCGTGCCCTGCGGATAGACTCCGTAG AGCAGGATGGCTCGAGCCTGAACCTGAATGCAACTCAGCCTGATCAAAACCCTGCGGCCCTGTCTCGAGAGCGAAGAAGCCTAG atgctctggcagcagcagagacagctgtCCTCGCGGAGTGCAAGACGCGGGAGGTGGTCTTCGAAATCTCCCGCAACATGGTGGACAGCACCAACGCCAATTTCGTGGTGTGGCCGCCCTGCGTGGAGGTGCAGCGCTGCTCCGGATGCTGCAACAACCGCAACGTGCAGTGCCGCCCCACGCAGATCCGCGTCCGGCACGTCCAG GTGAACAAGATCGAATTTGTCCAGAGGAAGCCAAAATTCACAAAAGTTGTTGTGCCTTTGGAGGACCACGTGCAGTGTCGGTGTGAAGCCGTGTTCCGACCACCCCCCAGGAACATCCGTCCAGGGCCACGTGAACAGAGAC GCTTGTCACCGGCGTTCACCACAGCCGCTGTCTCACAGAGGCGGCGAGTACGCCGGCCGCCGGCACAGAAGAGGAAACATAAGAAGTACAAGCATGTCAACGATAAGAAAGTGCTGAAAGAAATCCTCATAGCATAG